A single genomic interval of Candidatus Binataceae bacterium harbors:
- a CDS encoding glucose 1-dehydrogenase, whose product MTPLLGGKVALITGAGSGIGRATALIFAREGATMMLSDIAAEGGEETLAMVREAGAEALFMRADVSKLAEVEALVARVIASWGSLDCAFNNAGIDGKMARTAECTEETWSRTIAVNLTGVFFCMKAEIPHLLRRGGGAIVNTASAAGLTGSPGLPAYVASKHGVVGLTRAAALEYGREKIRVNCVCPGPIRTPMLGRLLSNRPEMEQRFASAEPLKRLGEPSEIGEAVAWLCSDAASYVTGHAMSVDGGYMAK is encoded by the coding sequence ATGACTCCACTGCTAGGCGGTAAGGTTGCGCTCATAACGGGCGCCGGATCGGGTATCGGGCGGGCGACCGCGCTCATCTTCGCGCGCGAGGGCGCCACCATGATGCTCTCGGATATCGCGGCCGAGGGCGGCGAAGAGACCCTCGCGATGGTCAGGGAGGCGGGCGCCGAGGCGCTCTTTATGCGCGCCGACGTCTCCAAACTGGCGGAGGTCGAGGCGCTCGTCGCCCGTGTGATCGCGTCGTGGGGCAGTCTTGATTGCGCGTTCAACAATGCCGGGATCGACGGCAAGATGGCGCGGACGGCCGAGTGCACCGAAGAGACATGGAGCCGCACGATCGCGGTCAACCTGACCGGCGTTTTCTTCTGCATGAAGGCCGAAATCCCGCACCTGCTGCGCCGCGGCGGCGGCGCGATCGTCAACACCGCGTCGGCCGCCGGGCTTACCGGCTCGCCGGGGCTGCCGGCCTACGTGGCCAGCAAGCACGGCGTGGTCGGTCTGACGCGCGCCGCGGCGCTCGAGTACGGCCGCGAAAAAATCCGCGTCAACTGCGTATGCCCGGGGCCGATCCGCACGCCGATGCTCGGGCGGCTCTTGAGCAACCGTCCCGAGATGGAGCAGCGCTTCGCCTCGGCCGAGCCGCTGAAGCGCCTGGGCGAGCCCTCCGAGATCGGCGAGGCGGTGGCGTGGCTCTGCTCGGATGCGGCCTCCTACGTGACCGGCCATGCGATGTCGGTCGACGGGGGATACATGGCGAAGTGA